The following proteins come from a genomic window of Drosophila teissieri strain GT53w unplaced genomic scaffold, Prin_Dtei_1.1 Segkk19_quiver_pilon_scaf, whole genome shotgun sequence:
- the LOC122625625 gene encoding repressor of RNA polymerase III transcription MAF1 homolog isoform X1 — protein sequence MKLLESSRFEAINNALSIQTSGITIFGRIESYSCKMVAAEKVLYKRFTADSHGHDLQALSPPQTLTDFSPNFRRNNSQSGDEGITLCDTISRKTLFYLIATLNASFEPDYDFSEAKSHEFSKEPSLQWVMNSIHANLSALAGDQYQVIRQPLWSAVDDEVILSECDIYSYNPDLSCDPFGEPGCLWSFNYFFYNKKLKRIVFFTSRAVNSLYAGETSDFSMEEEVY from the exons ATGAAGTTACTTGAAAGTTCACGTTTTGAAGCTATCAACAACGCTCTTTCTATACAAACAAGTGGCATCACGATTTTTGGACGGATAGAAAGTTATTCATG CAAAATGGTTGCAGCTGAGAAAGTATTGTATAAACGATTTACAGCAGATTCTCATGGGCATGACCTTCAGGCGTTATCACCTCCACAAACTTTGACTGACTTTTCGCCCAACTTTCGGCGAAACAACAGTCAATCTGGAGATGAAGGCATTACTCTTTGTGATACAATTTCCagaaaaactttgttttatttaattgctacTTTAAATGCGTCTTTTGAACCAGACTACGATTTTTCTGAAGCAAAG tCTCATGAATTTAGCAAAGAGCCATCATTGCAGTGGGTTATGAACTCAATCCATGCGAATTTATCGGCATTAGCTGGAGATCAGTATCAAGTTATACGTCAACCATTATGGTCTGCCGTTGATGACGAAGTGATCCTATCAGAATGTGACATATACAGTTATAATCCAGATCTAAGTTGCGATCCTTTTGGGGAACCAGGCTGCTTGTggtcatttaattatttcttttataataagaaattaaaacgaattgttttttttacaagTCGAGCAGTGAA TTCTCTTTACGCCGGTGAAACCTCTGACTTTTCAATGGAGGAGGAAGTGTACTGA
- the LOC122625625 gene encoding repressor of RNA polymerase III transcription MAF1 homolog isoform X2, which translates to MRLLNQTTIFLKQSKEPSLQWVMNSIHANLSALAGDQYQVIRQPLWSAVDDEVILSECDIYSYNPDLSCDPFGEPGCLWSFNYFFYNKKLKRIVFFTSRAVNSLYAGETSDFSMEEEVY; encoded by the exons ATGCGTCTTTTGAACCAGACTACGATTTTTCTGAAGCAAAG CAAAGAGCCATCATTGCAGTGGGTTATGAACTCAATCCATGCGAATTTATCGGCATTAGCTGGAGATCAGTATCAAGTTATACGTCAACCATTATGGTCTGCCGTTGATGACGAAGTGATCCTATCAGAATGTGACATATACAGTTATAATCCAGATCTAAGTTGCGATCCTTTTGGGGAACCAGGCTGCTTGTggtcatttaattatttcttttataataagaaattaaaacgaattgttttttttacaagTCGAGCAGTGAA TTCTCTTTACGCCGGTGAAACCTCTGACTTTTCAATGGAGGAGGAAGTGTACTGA